One Oryza glaberrima chromosome 11, OglaRS2, whole genome shotgun sequence genomic region harbors:
- the LOC127754819 gene encoding disease resistance protein RPM1-like → MSEAVILLVVKKIGVALGNEAINQATSYFQKYVTQLTELQGSMGRIRRELRLMHEFLSRMDIRNRNNKMYEIWVEDVRMLAHQIEDIVDDYLHLVSHKDKHDDTGWTTYLKKGFKRMKGPNALLSLNRIAPSVKEAEANLVHLFQAKERWVRMVADETSGESSCYIVEASRHLASISCSLSEEDLVGVDENRKRLREWLAGDELECEVIVLHGMGGLGKTTLAANVYRNEREKFECHAWVSISQTYSIKNILKCLITELFRNAKQNPPVNLGDMKAEGLQDELKAFLRDRKYLVILDDVWAPEAIGNLFGALVSNLRGSRVLVTTRIDEVTHLAFPNKRIRLEPLSQNDSWELFYKAAFPREKKLECPTEVTQLAYQIASKCKGVPLAIVSVGKLLFVRDKTEEEFRHIHNQLDWELINNPSMEHVRNILYLSYIYLPTQLKSCFLYCSLFPDDYLFTRKKLVRWWIAEGFVEKRGGSTMEEVAEGYLKELVHMNMLQLVERNSFGRIKAFRMHDIIHELAVDLCRRECFGVSYSCENKRFEFLEENDERRMVIHRLDKDINQVISSECRLRSFIALDKAMASSTLLPLLSEKCRYMSVLELSGLPIDNVPDAIGDLFNLRHLGLRDSNVKLLPNSIEKLSNLLTLDLCTSEIHELPRGIIKLKKLRHMFAEKANDRSGRQLRCRTGVCIPRGLENLRELQTLQALQAQDEPLSWLGELRQMRSIKIWDVKGSCCECLCASLRHMEFLSYLSIAASDENDILNLSSSNPLPPNLEKLRLRGRLAQANMLLGAAGGQNHLYSIHLSWSQLVDDPLPSLSRWSNLTDLLLNRAYIGDELIFHHGWFPALKELYIGDMPRLKRLEIQQGSMARLQQLYLVNLSSMMEVPLGIEFLMSTLKSLGFAEITRQFLAALRQCSRINCGIQWWYTLLGEDRTQEASI, encoded by the coding sequence ATGTCTGAGGCTGTGATTCTTCTAGTTGTGAAGAAGATTGGTGTTGCCCTAGGGAATGAGGCAATCAACCAAGCCACTTCATATTTTCAGAAGTACGTCACACAACTGACAGAGCTTCAAGGTAGCATGGGGCGCATCAGGAGGGAGCTCAGGCTGATGCACGAGTTTCTGTCTCGAATGGATATCCGCAATCGCAACAACAAGATGTATGAAATCTGGGTGGAGGATGTGAGAATGTTAGCACATCAGATCGAGGACATCGTGGATGACTACTTGCATCTTGTTAGCCACAAGGACAAACATGATGACACTGGATGGACTACCTATCTAAAGAAAGGATTCAAGAGAATGAAGGGACCAAATGCTCTGCTCTCTTTAAACAGGATAGCTCCGTCTGTTAAGGAAGCAGAGGCCAATCTAGTGCACCTGTTTCAGGCAAAAGAGCGATGGGTTCGGATGGTTGCCGATGAGACTAGTGGTGAAAGCTCATGTTACATTGTTGAGGCGTCACGTCATCTAGCTAGCATTTCATGCTCCCTCAGTGAAGAAGATCTTGTAGGGGTGgatgaaaatagaaaaagacTCCGCGAGTGGCTGGCAGGTGATGAATTGGAATGTGAGGTGATAGTGCTGCATGGGATGGGAGGTCTCGGCAAAACAACCTTGGCAGCAAATGTGTATAGGAACGAGAGAGAGAAGTTTGAATGCCATGCCTGGGTCTCCATCTCTCAAACATATTCCATCAAGAACATTCTGAAATGTCTGATCACTGAACTTTTCAGAAATGCCAAACAAAATCCTCCGGTAAACCTTGGGGACATGAAAGCTGAAGGCCTTCAAGATGAATTGAAGGCATTCCTAAGGGACCGGAAGTATTTGGTCATATTAGATGATGTTTGGGCACCAGAAGCCATCGGTAATTTGTTCGGAGCACTTGTTTCTAATCTCAGGGGGAGTAGAGTACTTGTCACAACACGCATTGATGAGGTAACTCACCTTGCTTTCCCAAACAAGAGGATTAGGCTAGAACCTCTATCACAAAACGACTCATGGGAACTCTTCTATAAGGCGGCTTTTCCAAGAGAGAAGAAACTTGAGTGCCCCACAGAAGTAACACAGCTAGCATATCAAATAGCAAGCAAGTGCAAAGGTGTACCTCTTGCAATTGTCTCTGTCGGCAAACTCCTCTTTGTGCGTGACAAGACTGAAGAGGAATTCAGGCACATACATAACCAACTTGACTGGGAGCTCATCAACAACCCGAGCATGGAACATGTTAGGAATATCCTTTACCTGAGCTACATCTACCTTCCAACACAACTAAAAAGTTGCTTCCTCTATTGCAGCTTGTTTCCAGACGACTATCTTTTTACAAGAAAGAAGCTTGTAAGGTGGTGGATAGCAGAAGGGTTTGTAGAGAAGAGGGGTGGAAGCACAATGGAGGAAGTGGCAGAAGGGTATCTCAAGGAATTGGTTCACATGAACATGCTACAGCTTGTTGAAAGGAACTCATTTGGGAGGATAAAAGCATTCAGAATGCATGATATCATACACGAGTTGGCAGTTGATTTGTGCCGGAGagaatgttttggtgtttcatACAGTTGTGAGAATAAGCGTTTCGAGTTTCTTGAGGAGAATGATGAACGACGGATGGTAATACACAGATTAGACAAGGATATTAATCAAGTAATTTCAAGTGAATGCCGCCTTCGATCTTTCATCGCATTGGATAAAGCCATGGCATCATCCACTCTGCTACCTCTGCTATCCGAGAAGTGTAGATATATGTCAGTACTTGAGTTAAGCGGGCTACCCATCGACAATGTTCCAGATGCCATAGGTGATCTATTCAACCTCCGACATCTTGGCCTGCGGGATTCCAATGTGAAGCTCCTCCCAAATTCTATCGAGAAGCTCTCCAACTTGCTAACACTGGACCTCTGTACATCGGAAATACATGAGCTGCCAAGAGGGATCATTAAGCTAAAAAAGCTTAGGCACATGTTTGCTGAGAAAGCGAACGATCGGTCTGGGCGACAACTCCGGTGTCGCACTGGTGTATGCATCCCCAGGGGACTAGAGAATCTGAGAGAGCTACAGACATTGCAAGCACTGCAAGCTCAGGATGAGCCTTTGAGCTGGTTGGGGGAGCTGAGGCAGATGAGAAGCATAAAGATATGGGATGTGAAGGGAAGCTGCTGCGAATGCCTCTGCGCGTCATTGCGTCACATGGAATTTCTATCCTACTTAAGCATTGCAGCAAGTGATGAGAATGATATCCTCAATTTGAGTAGTTCGAACCCACTGCCTCCAAACCTTGAAAAGCTAAGATTGCGCGGGAGATTGGCACAAGCAAACATGCTGTTGGGTGCAGCAGGGGGTCAGAACCACTTGTATTCGATACATCTATCTTGGTCCCAGCTGGTAGATGACCCACTGCCATCTCTGTCTCGGTGGTCGAATCTGACGGACCTTTTGTTGAACAGAGCGTACATTGGAGATGAGCTCATCTTCCACCATGGGTGGTTTCCTGCCCTCAAGGAGCTATACATAGGAGACATGCCTCGCCTGAAACGGTTGGAGATTCAGCAAGGTTCCATGGCAAGGCTGCAGCAACTATATCTAGTCAACCTCAGTAGCATGATGGAGGTCCCGCTTGGCATCGAGTTCCTCATGTCAACTCTCAAATCTTTGGGCTTCGCGGAGATCACCCGGCAATTCCTCGCTGCGTTGCGCCAATGCTCTAGAATTAATTGCGGTATCCAGTGGTGGTACACACTACTTGGAGAGGATAGGACTCAAGAGGCATCAATATAG
- the LOC127755159 gene encoding receptor-like protein EIX2 gives MLMRRPAIAASFLLLMIAADGQAATPSPPAAIGSYCKPRERDALLVFKEGVTDDPAGLLASWRRGGGQLQDDCCQWRGVRCSNRTGHVVKLRLRNDHAGTALAGEIGQSLISLEHLRYLDLSMNNLAGSTGHVPEFLGSFRSLRYLNLSGIVFSGMVPPQLGNLSNLRYLDLSGIRLSGMVPFLYISDGSWLAHLSNLQYLNLDGVNLSTVLDWPHVLNMIPSLKIVSLSSCSLQSASQSLPQLNFKELEMLDLSNNDFNHPAESSWIWNLTSLKNLNLSSTSLYGDIPQALGNMLSLQVLDFSFDDHKDSMGMSVSKNGKMGTMKANLKNLCNLEVLDLDCRLEYGNIMDIFQSLPQCSPSKLKEVHLAGNNLTGMLPNWIGRLTSLVTLDLFNNSITGQVPSEIGMLTNLRNLYLHFNNMSGTITEKHFAHLTSLKSIYLCYNHLKIVMDPQWLPPFKLEKAYFASITMGPSFPRWLQSQVDIVALAMNDAGINDTFPDWFSTTFSKAKLLEFPGNQISGGLPTNMENMSLEKLYLKSNQIADLIPRMPRNLTILDLSNNSLSGPLPLNIGSPKLAELNLLSNRITGNVPQSICELQNLHGLDLSNNLLDGEFPQCSGMSMMSFFRLSNNSFSGNLPSFLQGWTELSFLDLSWNKFSGNLPTWIGNFSKLEILRLKHNMFSGNIPASITKLGNLSHLDLASNSISGPLPQYLANLTGMVPKQYYTNEHEERLSGCDYKSLVTMKGLELEYDEENVTVVTIDLSSNLLTGVIPEDITYLHRLINLNLSSNYLSGKIPYSIGDMQSLESLDLSKNMLYGEIPQSLTDLSALSFLNLSYNNLVGGIPSGTQLGTLYDQNHHLYDGNDGLCGPPLQKSCYKSDASEQGHLMRSKQGFDIGPFSIGVVMGFMAGLWIVFYALLFRKSWRVAYFCLLDKVYDEVCVIAVVGWARLTGRTDPRLLMSHVAWSSIDSDESYE, from the coding sequence ATGCTCATGCGTCGTccggccatcgccgcctccttcctcctcctcatgatCGCCGCCGATGGCCAGGCGGCGACGCCGTCACCACCTGCAGCCATCGGCAGCTACTGCAAACCGCGCGAGAGAGACGCGCTGCTGGTGTTCAAGGAAGGCGTCACCGACGACCCTGCAGGCCTCCTCGCCTCATGGCGACGAGGTGGTGGTCAGCTGCAGGACGATTGCTGCCAATGGCGAGGCGTCCGGTGCAGCAACCGCACCGGCCATGTCGTCAAGCTCCGCCTCCGCAACGACCACGCCGGAACAGCGCTAGCCGGCGAGATAGGCCAGTCTCTGATCTCGCTGGAGCATCTCAGGTACCTTGATCTCAGCATGAACAACCTTGCAGGTTCCACTGGACATGTCCCTGAGTTCTTGGGCTCTTTCAGAAGCTTGAGATATCTGAATCTATCTGGGATAGTGTTCTCCGGCATGGTGCCGCCTCAGCTCGGTAACCTTTCGAACTTGCGATATCTCGATCTCTCCGGGATAAGATTATCCGGCATGGTGCCATTTCTGTACATTAGTGATGGTTCATGGTTAGCACACTTGTCCAATTTGCAATATCTGAACCTTGATGGGGTAAACCTTAGCACTGTACTTGATTGGCCACATGTTCTGAACATGATCCCTTCTCTGAAGATTGTTAGCCTTTCTTCTTGCTCACTTCAGAGTGCAAGCCAGTCTCTCCCACAGCTTAATTTCAAGGAACTTGAGATGCTTGATCTTTCCAACAATGACTTTAACCACCCAGCTGAATCTAGTTGGATTTGGAACTTGACATCTCTCAAGAATCTCAATCTTAGCTCGACTAGTTTGTACGGTGATATTCCGCAAGCGCTAGGAAACATGCTGTCCCTCCAAGTTCTTGATTTCTCATTTGATGATCACAAGGATAGCATGGGCATGAGCGTGTCGAAAAATGGCAAGATGGGCACCATGAAAGCAAACTTGAAGAATCTATGCAATTTGGAAGTTCTAGACCTTGATTGTAGGCTAGAATATGGAAACATTATGGATATATTTCAGAGTTTACCACAGTGTTCACCCAGCAAACTGAAGGAAGTTCATTTGGCTGGCAACAATTTAACCGGGATGCTACCAAATTGGATTGGAAGGCTAACAAGCTTAGTCACTCTTGACCTCTTCAATAACAGCATTACTGGACAGGTGCCTTCTGAAATAGGTATGCTCACAAATCTGAGGAATTTGTACCTACATTTCAATAACATGAGTGGTACCATCACAGAGAAGCACTTTGCGCACCTGACGAGCTTGAAGTCGATATATTTGTGTTACAATCATTTGAAGATTGTGATGGATCCTCAGTGGTTACCTCCCTTCAAATTAGAGAAGGCTTACTTTGCATCTATTACGATGGGCCCCTCATTTCCTAGATGGCTTCAATCACAGGTTGATATTGTTGCACTTGCTATGAATGATGCAGGCATAAATGACACATTCCCAGACTGGTTCTCTACAACATTTTCAAAGGCCAAGTTGTTGGAATTTCCCGGTAATCAAATCAGTGGTGGATTGCCAACAAATATGGAAAACATGTCATTGGAAAAATTATATCTGAAATCGAACCAAATAGCGGATCTGATTCCTCGCATGCCGAGAAACCTCACTATATTAGATTTATCAAACAACTCATTGTCAGGACCTCTGCCATTAAATATTGGATCTCCAAAACTAGCTGAGTTGAATCTGTTATCCAACCGTATCACCGGGAATGTTCCACAATCTATTTGTGAACTGCAGAATTTACATGGCCTAGACTTATCCAACAATCTACTTGATGGAGAGTTTCCTCAATGTTCTGGGATGAGCATGATGTCATTTTTTCGTCTGAGTAACAACAGCTTTTCTGGCAACCTCCCATCTTTTCTTCAGGGTTGGACAGAGTTAAGCTTCCTTGATCTTTCATGGAATAAATTCTCTGGGAATTTGCCTACATGGATTGgaaatttcagcaagctagaAATTCTGCGGCTTAAGCATAACATGTTCTCTGGAAATATTCCTGCCAGCATCACCAAACTTGGAAATCTTTCTCATTTGGATCTTGCAAGCAATAGTATATCAGGTCCCCTGCCTCAGTATTTGGCAAATTTGACAGGAATGGTTCCGAAACAATATTATACGAACGAGCATGAAGAGAGACTATCTGGATGTGACTACAAATCTCTTGTGACCATGAAGGGGCTGGAACTTGAGTATGATGAAGAAAATGTAACTGTGGTGACCATTGATTTGTCCTCTAATCTATTGACCGGTGTGATTCCTGAAGACATTACTTATCTTCATAGATTGATAAATCTGAATCTATCGAGTAACTATTTGAGTGGAAAAATTCCATATTCAATTGGGGACATGCAGTCATTGGAATCGCTTGACCTCTCGAAGAACATGCTCTATGGTGAAATCCCACAAAGTCTGACTGATTTATCGGCTTTAAGTTTTCTGAACCTATCTTATAACAATCTTGTGGGAGGAATACCATCAGGGACACAACTTGGCACCCTCTATGATCAAAACCATCATCTGTATGATGGCAATGATGGTCTTTGTGGGCCTCCTCTCCAAAAAAGCTGTTATAAAAGTGATGCATCAGAGCAAGGTCACCTGATGAGAAGTAAACAAGGTTTTGACATAGGGCCATTTTCCATTGGAGTTGTGATGGGATTTATGGCAGGTCTCTGGATTGTCTTCTATGCCCTTTTGTTCAGGAAATCTTGGAGGGTTGCTTACTTCTGTCTCTTGGACAAGGTGTATGATGAGGTTTGTGTGATTGCGGTTGTTGGTTGGGCAAGATTGACAGGAAGAACAGATCCGAGATTGCTGATGTCGCATGTCGCATGGTCATCCATCGACTCTGACGAATCCTATGAATAG